DNA from Acidimicrobiales bacterium:
CGGGGGCGAGCGCGTAGCGGTGCTGGGGCCGGCCCACCGACCCGCGCGCCTCGGAGGAGGCGACGAGCAGGCCGAGGTCCCGCATCCGCTCGAGGTGGGGCCTCACCGTGTTCGGGTGGAGGTTCAGGGACTCCGCGATGTCGGCCGTGGCGAGGGGACGGGGCGAGCGGGCCAGCTCGAGGTAGATGGCGTAGCGGGTGTTGTCGCCGAGCGTCTTCAGCAGGTCGAGGCGCGGCGGCACGGTCACGGAGGCCAGTTTACAAGGGCTGGGCCGGTAGAATCCCCTCGTGGTCACCCCCGCCGACGTCCTGCAGCTCCTGCGGGGGGTCGTCGACCCCGAGCTCGGCAGCGATATCGTCGAGCTCGGCATGGCGAAGGGCGCCACCGTGCTCGACGACGGCACCGTCGAGGTGACCATCGCCCTCACCACGAGCGGCTGCCCGCTGCGGGCCCAGATCCAGCGCGACGTCCGCAACCGGGTCGGCTCCCACCCGGGCGTCACCGGCGTCACCATCCGGTGGACCGAGATGACCGCCGACGAGCGCTCGGCGGCCATGGCCAAGGCCAGGTGGAACGCCAGGGACCGGGCCCCGGACACCGAGATCCCGCCCACGGCGCGGGTCGTCGCCATCGCCTCGGGCAAGGGCGGGGTCGGCAAGTCCTCGGTCACCGTGAACCTGGCGACCGCGCTCGCCCTGCGCGGCCTCACCGTCGGGGTGATGGACGCCGACATCTGGGGCTTCTCGGTCCCCCGCATGCTCGGCATGGAGGGGCGGCTGCGGGGCGCCGGCAAGGGCGTCCGCAAGATCGTGCCCATCGAGCAGCACGTCGGCGACGGCCTGCTGAAGGTCGTGTCGATGGGGTTCCTCGTCGACGACGAGGAGTCCGCGCTCATGTGGCGCGGGCTCATGCTCAACCGGGCCGTCCAGCACTTCCTCGAGGACGTGCAATGGGGCGACCTCGACTACCTGCTGATCGACATGCCGCCCGGCACCGGCGACGTGCAGATGGGCCTGGCCCGCATGCTGCCGAGGGCCGAGATGATCATCGTCACCACGCCGGCCGTGAGCGCCCAGAAGGTCGCCATCCGGGCGGCGACGATGGCCCGCAAGAGCTTCCTGCGCATCGCCGGCGTGATCGAGAACATGAGCGCGTTCACCTGCGAGCACGGCTCGACGTACGCGCTGTTCGGCCAGGGCGGCGGCGAGGCGCTGGCCCGCGACGCCGGCGTCGAGCTGCTCGGCTCGGTGCCGCTGGAGCCGTCGGTGGCCGCCGGCTCGGACGCCGGCCACCCGGTGGCCCTCGGCGACGGCCCCGCCGCCCTCGCCTTCCGGGAGATCGCCGCCC
Protein-coding regions in this window:
- a CDS encoding Mrp/NBP35 family ATP-binding protein: MVTPADVLQLLRGVVDPELGSDIVELGMAKGATVLDDGTVEVTIALTTSGCPLRAQIQRDVRNRVGSHPGVTGVTIRWTEMTADERSAAMAKARWNARDRAPDTEIPPTARVVAIASGKGGVGKSSVTVNLATALALRGLTVGVMDADIWGFSVPRMLGMEGRLRGAGKGVRKIVPIEQHVGDGLLKVVSMGFLVDDEESALMWRGLMLNRAVQHFLEDVQWGDLDYLLIDMPPGTGDVQMGLARMLPRAEMIIVTTPAVSAQKVAIRAATMARKSFLRIAGVIENMSAFTCEHGSTYALFGQGGGEALARDAGVELLGSVPLEPSVAAGSDAGHPVALGDGPAALAFREIAARILEEAVPPPVMAGCSARILERAVAALDAMDANG